Part of the Sphaerochaeta associata genome is shown below.
ATTGCGTTCACAGGTGGTGCAGAGAAGCGGATGGTTGGCCAATACCAATTCCAGATTGAGTTTCCTGGCATGGAGGACCCGCTCGGTTTGCGTCTTGATCACCATGCCCGGCATTACAGAGTGCATGCACGATCGCACCAAGCGCTTTGCTCCCTCAACCTCCACCACGCACACACCGCAGGAACCATGGGAACTTACATCCTTAAGGTAACAGAGCGTAGGAACCTTGATGCCGGCAGCCAGGCAGGCATCGAGAATACGGGTACCTCGTTCAACGGTGACGGGTTTTCCATCGATGGTACAGCTGATCATCTGCTCATCCATTGCTCACCTCCTGGATTTTGATATCGCAACGCAGACAGCGTGCGGCTTCCATGCGGGCTTGACGGCCGGTGTACCCACGATTCACCTCGGCAAAAGAGAGGTGACGATCTTTGGGTGCCAGCTTTACTGCATTGATGGCCTTCCCCTCATAGAGTGTTTTTCCCACCGTATTGTCGTAGGAAAAGGTGGTGAAAAGCGTATCAAAACGGTCGATGCCCATCAGCGTCCTGTCTATGATGCGTGCAACCTCCTTGCCCTGCCCCATTGCCTGGGCTGCCGTGGAAGGACCGGTGATCACATCCCCGATCGCCCAGACATTTTCCAAATTCGTTCTATACCCGTAGTGCGTCGCCTCGAGGTACCCATGCTTGGAGACGGAAAGTCCCAAACGAGTCAGCAGCGGCGTGTCAACGCGTTCTCCTATGGCTACGATGACGGTGTCGCAGTCAAGGACGCTCTTCTTCTCACTCTCCGTCCTCTGCCTTCTTCCACTGAGGTCGTAGCTGCCCAGCTGCAGCTGATGCACTTCAAGACCTCGTATCCGTCCATCTGCACCGCGCAACACCTGCGAGGGGGCTACATCGAACACAAAGGTGATGCCCTCAGCGAACGCTTCCTCGATCTCGCTTCGGTTGGCGGGCATCTCATCCCTGCCGCGGCGATAGGCTACGGTCACATTACAGCCCGTTCTCCACAGGGAGCGGGCGACATCGATGGCAACGTTGCCGCCGCCGAGAATCACGACCTGCCTGCCCACATCGGCTTGCTGCCCTTCACTGAGAAGCCTGAGCACCTCGGTTCCCTGCAGGTAGCCCGGGCCTTCACTTCCAGCCAGGTCAAGATTTGCATGGTGATACGAACCCAAGGCGAGAATCACCGCATCGCTGTCAGCCTGAAGAGATGGCAACTGAACATCACGGCCAAGTGCCTTACCCAAGGCAAAGCGAACGCCAAGCGTTGTGTAAAGCTCAAGTTCCTTCTCCAACACTTCCTTGGGAAGCCGGTAGTTGGGAATGCCGTAGCGAAGGACTCCTCCGGCCTTTTGGTGTTCGTCATAGATGGTCACCTCGTGCCCCAGCCTCCTGAGGTAGAAGGCTGCCGACAATCCTGCAGGGCCCGCCCCTATGATGGCAATACGCTTGTTGGTTTGTGCAGGCATCCTTCCCAAAAGCCCCTGATATACATCCTGCTCCTGCCCCATCTTGTACAGGGTATCGGCAAGGTAGCGATGCAACTCTCCCTGATGCACCGGACCGTCCAGGTCGTCGCGCCTGCAGCGCATCTGGCAGTGAAAGTGACAGATGCGGCCCAAGGTGCCCGGCAGAGGGTTGTCCTCCAACGTGGAGGTAAAGGCTTCAACAAGACGGTCTTCCTTCAGGAGGGCGATGTACGAAGGGATTCGCATGGTAAGCGGACAGGAGTTGGAGCAAAGCTCCCCCACCAAGGTTTCGCAGGTTCCAGCCTCACACTTGTGCCGTTTGATGTGACTCTCATACTCCTCGGAAAAATAGTTGAGGGTGGTCAACACCGGGTTCATTGCAGACTGGCCCAAGCCGCACAGAGCGGTGTCGCTGATATGCAGGCCCAGCTCCTTGAGTGTCTGAAGGTCCTCCTCCTTACCCTCTCCTTCACAGATGCCTGAGACCAGAGCCAGAGCCTGGCTCAGACCTTCCCTGCAGGGCGTACAGGTGCCGCAGGACTCCTTGGTGGTGAACTCCAAAAAGTACCGGGCGGAGTCGACCATGCAGTTGTCGCTGTCCATGACGACCATTCCCCCCGATCCCATGATGGCTCCCAGAGCACCAAGGCTCTCGTAGTCGATGCTGCTGCCAAACAATCGTGCAGGAATGCATCCACCCGAGGGGCCTCCACTTTGCACGGCCTTGATTTTCTTGTTTACGTTGACCGACCCGCCTCCTGCTTCATAGATGAGGGTGGTAAGCTTTTCGCCAAGTGGCAGCTCGACCAGGCCGGTATTCTTCACCTTCCCTACCAGTGAGAACACCTTGGTCCCCGGACTCGCAGGATTGCCGATCCTGGCAAACCATGCGCTTCCCTTGCCTATGATAAGGGGAATATTGCACCAGGTTTCCAAATTGTTGATGGTGGTGGGACGACCTAGAAATCCCTTTTGGGATGGGAAGGGAGGTTTTACCCTCGCCCTTCCGGCTTTTCCTTCAAGGGAGGCGATCAAAGCTGTTTCCTCACCGCAGACAAACGCTCCCGCCCCCTCCACCACAGAGAGATTGAAGCTGAAGCGGCGTCCTAGAATATCGTCACCGAGCAAACCCATCTGGTAGGCTTGGTCGATGGCGACGCGCAGCCGGTCGACTGCAAGTGGATATTCTGCGCGTACGTAGACGATTCCCTCCTGTGCACCGGTGGCATAACCGGCGATGGCCATGCCTTCGATGAGCATGTGGGGATCGCTTTCCATCTCATTGCGGTTCATGTAGGCACCGGGATCGCCTTCATCCGCGTTGCAGAGGAGGAACTTGGAATCTCCGGGTTCCTTGGCCATCAACTCCCACTTCATGCCGGTGGAAAAGCCAGCACCTCCTCGTCCGCGAAGCTTTGAGTCTTTCACTTCAGCAAGCACTTCGCTTCGACTCATCCCCCCAATAACTTTCTCCAGCGAGCGATACCCGCCGACGGCCACATACTCTGCAATGTTTGCAGGATCGATGAGGCCTGCATCACGCAGCACCAGTTTCTTCTGAGCGTGAAAGAAAGGAACTTCATGCCAATGCATGAGCTCTTCAAACCCCTCCCCGTAGGGGTGAAACGCCAGATGATGATCCCACTCGGTAATTTTACACAAGGCCTTGGGCTTGAAGTATTCACCTTCGGCCAGACTGTCGAGAATGAGAGGAACATCGGCAACCTCCACCTTTGACAGCCATACCAAGGGTTTGGCGGGCAGGTAGAGCGAGACCAATGGTTCTTCGCTGCAGCAGCCGAAGCAGCCTACACTGCGCAGGCTTACATGCAG
Proteins encoded:
- a CDS encoding FAD-dependent oxidoreductase, which translates into the protein MNRLLDRLQHEGQQSMYPSHPSIAVGMGTCGIGSGAAEVYAAFKKEMESRNLHVSLRSVGCFGCCSEEPLVSLYLPAKPLVWLSKVEVADVPLILDSLAEGEYFKPKALCKITEWDHHLAFHPYGEGFEELMHWHEVPFFHAQKKLVLRDAGLIDPANIAEYVAVGGYRSLEKVIGGMSRSEVLAEVKDSKLRGRGGAGFSTGMKWELMAKEPGDSKFLLCNADEGDPGAYMNRNEMESDPHMLIEGMAIAGYATGAQEGIVYVRAEYPLAVDRLRVAIDQAYQMGLLGDDILGRRFSFNLSVVEGAGAFVCGEETALIASLEGKAGRARVKPPFPSQKGFLGRPTTINNLETWCNIPLIIGKGSAWFARIGNPASPGTKVFSLVGKVKNTGLVELPLGEKLTTLIYEAGGGSVNVNKKIKAVQSGGPSGGCIPARLFGSSIDYESLGALGAIMGSGGMVVMDSDNCMVDSARYFLEFTTKESCGTCTPCREGLSQALALVSGICEGEGKEEDLQTLKELGLHISDTALCGLGQSAMNPVLTTLNYFSEEYESHIKRHKCEAGTCETLVGELCSNSCPLTMRIPSYIALLKEDRLVEAFTSTLEDNPLPGTLGRICHFHCQMRCRRDDLDGPVHQGELHRYLADTLYKMGQEQDVYQGLLGRMPAQTNKRIAIIGAGPAGLSAAFYLRRLGHEVTIYDEHQKAGGVLRYGIPNYRLPKEVLEKELELYTTLGVRFALGKALGRDVQLPSLQADSDAVILALGSYHHANLDLAGSEGPGYLQGTEVLRLLSEGQQADVGRQVVILGGGNVAIDVARSLWRTGCNVTVAYRRGRDEMPANRSEIEEAFAEGITFVFDVAPSQVLRGADGRIRGLEVHQLQLGSYDLSGRRQRTESEKKSVLDCDTVIVAIGERVDTPLLTRLGLSVSKHGYLEATHYGYRTNLENVWAIGDVITGPSTAAQAMGQGKEVARIIDRTLMGIDRFDTLFTTFSYDNTVGKTLYEGKAINAVKLAPKDRHLSFAEVNRGYTGRQARMEAARCLRCDIKIQEVSNG